From Streptomyces fungicidicus, one genomic window encodes:
- a CDS encoding DUF3558 domain-containing protein → MQRKAYVPGVAALLAAVLAGCTGSSDDGGQSDNSNPGSAGTSTQAAQPGRYATLPEPCGLVADETLGQLLPGVAEMADETQREKAYAGEATLTYDTDRKVGCRWKVESSLATDHLLVDFERVVSYDNAVSDDAQAGELFATKRTAAQLPEPTVTTTESGTPSIAPTPDPSSSASASSPSASAPSGSAVPPSAAPTDLRPRLLEDLGEEAFLDDELDSSGSTAGQRTVTVAFRTSNVIVTIEYAEQPMTVGAVPDSKELQDRARKLASELADSLGG, encoded by the coding sequence GTGCAGCGGAAGGCGTACGTACCCGGCGTCGCCGCGCTCCTGGCGGCCGTCCTGGCCGGCTGCACCGGCAGCTCGGACGACGGCGGCCAGTCGGACAACTCCAACCCGGGAAGCGCCGGCACGTCGACGCAGGCCGCCCAGCCCGGCAGATACGCCACGCTCCCCGAGCCCTGCGGTCTGGTCGCCGACGAGACCCTCGGCCAACTCCTGCCCGGAGTCGCGGAGATGGCCGACGAGACACAGCGCGAGAAGGCGTACGCGGGCGAGGCGACCCTCACGTACGACACCGACCGCAAGGTCGGCTGCCGCTGGAAGGTGGAGTCGTCGCTGGCGACGGACCATCTGCTGGTCGACTTCGAGCGGGTCGTCTCCTACGACAACGCCGTCAGCGACGACGCCCAGGCGGGCGAGCTCTTCGCGACGAAGCGGACGGCGGCGCAGCTCCCGGAGCCCACGGTGACGACCACGGAGTCCGGCACGCCGTCCATCGCCCCTACCCCGGACCCGAGTTCGTCCGCCTCCGCCTCCTCCCCCTCCGCCTCCGCGCCGTCCGGCTCCGCGGTGCCGCCCTCCGCCGCCCCCACCGACCTGCGGCCCCGGCTGCTGGAGGACCTGGGCGAGGAGGCGTTCCTCGACGACGAGCTCGACAGCTCCGGCTCGACCGCCGGGCAGCGCACCGTGACTGTGGCGTTCCGCACGTCCAACGTCATCGTGACCATCGAGTACGCGGAGCAGCCGATGACCGTCGGCGCCGTCCCGGACAGCAAGGAACTGCAGGACAGGGCACGGAAACTGGCCTCCGAGCTGGCCGATTCGCTGGGCGGCTGA
- a CDS encoding RtcB family protein, translating to MSYVELPGAKVPIRMWTDPATVEEGALQQLRNVATLPWIKGLAVMPDVHYGKGATVGSVIAMRGAVCPAAVGVDIGCGMSAVRTSLTANDLPGDLFRLRSKIEQAIPVGRGMHDDPVDPFRFHAFATGGWDGFWERFGGVADAVKFREERATKQMGTLGSGNHFVEVCVDSTDSVWLMLHSGSRNIGKELAEHHIGIAQKLPHNQGLVDRDLAVFVADTPQMAAYRNDLFWAQEYAKYNRSIMMALLKDVVRKEFKKAKPLFEQEISAHHNYVAEERYEGVDLLVTRKGAIRAGSGEYGIIPGSMGTGSYIVKGLGNTKSFNSASHGAGRRMSRNAAKRRFSTKDLEEQTRGVECRKDSGVVDEIPSAYKPIEQVIDQQRDLVEVVAKLKQVVCVKG from the coding sequence GTGTCGTACGTGGAACTGCCGGGTGCCAAGGTGCCGATCCGGATGTGGACGGACCCGGCGACGGTGGAGGAGGGCGCGCTCCAGCAGCTGCGGAACGTGGCGACCCTGCCGTGGATCAAGGGCCTGGCCGTGATGCCGGACGTGCACTACGGCAAGGGGGCGACGGTCGGCTCGGTCATCGCGATGCGGGGCGCCGTGTGCCCGGCGGCGGTGGGCGTCGACATCGGCTGCGGGATGTCCGCGGTGCGGACGTCCCTGACGGCGAACGACCTCCCCGGTGACCTGTTCCGGCTCCGGTCGAAGATCGAGCAGGCGATCCCGGTGGGCCGGGGCATGCACGACGACCCGGTCGACCCGTTCCGCTTCCACGCCTTCGCGACCGGCGGCTGGGACGGCTTCTGGGAGCGCTTCGGCGGGGTGGCGGACGCGGTCAAGTTCCGCGAGGAACGCGCCACGAAGCAGATGGGAACACTCGGATCCGGCAACCATTTTGTCGAAGTGTGTGTGGATTCGACCGATTCTGTCTGGCTTATGCTGCACTCCGGTTCCCGGAACATCGGCAAGGAGCTCGCCGAGCACCACATCGGCATCGCCCAGAAGCTCCCGCACAACCAGGGCCTGGTCGACCGCGACCTCGCCGTCTTCGTCGCGGACACCCCGCAGATGGCGGCGTACCGCAACGACCTGTTCTGGGCGCAGGAGTACGCGAAGTACAACCGCTCGATCATGATGGCACTTCTGAAGGACGTGGTCCGCAAGGAGTTCAAGAAGGCCAAGCCGCTCTTCGAGCAGGAGATCAGCGCGCACCACAACTACGTGGCCGAGGAGCGCTACGAGGGCGTGGACCTGCTCGTGACCCGCAAGGGCGCGATCCGCGCGGGCTCCGGCGAGTACGGGATCATCCCGGGGTCCATGGGCACGGGTTCGTACATCGTCAAGGGCCTCGGGAACACCAAGTCCTTCAACTCGGCGTCGCACGGCGCCGGTCGGCGGATGAGCCGCAACGCGGCGAAGCGGCGCTTCTCGACGAAGGACCTGGAGGAGCAGACGCGGGGCGTGGAGTGCCGCAAGGACTCCGGCGTCGTGGACGAGATCCCGAGCGCGTACAAGCCGATCGAGCAGGTCATCGACCAGCAGCGGGACCTCGTCGAGGTCGTCGCCAAGCTGAAGCAGGTCGTCTGCGTCAAGGGCTAG
- a CDS encoding SDR family NAD(P)-dependent oxidoreductase has protein sequence MATAVPPAASRIAVVTGASSGIGAATARRLAEAGYRVVLTARRKDRIEALAEEITTAGHQATAYPLDVTDRAAVDEFATAFKTVGVLVNNAGGALGADPVATGDPDQWRTMYETNVLGTLHLTQALLPKLDASGDGTVVIVSSTAGHATYEGGAGYVAAKHGAHVLAETLRLEIVGRPVRVIEIAPGMVRTEEFALTRFGGDTAKAEKVYQGVPDPLTADDVADTITWAVTRPPHVNIDLLIVRPRAQASNTKVYREA, from the coding sequence ATGGCCACCGCCGTACCGCCCGCCGCGTCCCGTATCGCCGTCGTCACGGGTGCGAGCAGCGGAATCGGCGCCGCCACCGCCCGCCGGCTCGCCGAGGCCGGCTACCGGGTCGTCCTCACCGCCCGCCGCAAGGACCGCATCGAGGCGCTCGCCGAGGAGATCACCACGGCCGGCCACCAGGCCACCGCCTACCCCCTCGACGTCACCGACCGCGCCGCCGTCGACGAGTTCGCCACCGCCTTCAAGACCGTCGGCGTCCTCGTCAACAACGCCGGCGGCGCGCTCGGCGCCGACCCGGTCGCCACCGGCGACCCGGACCAGTGGCGCACCATGTACGAGACCAACGTCCTCGGCACCCTCCACCTCACCCAGGCCCTGCTCCCCAAGCTGGACGCGAGCGGCGACGGCACCGTCGTGATCGTCTCCTCCACCGCGGGCCACGCCACCTACGAGGGCGGCGCGGGCTACGTCGCGGCCAAGCACGGCGCCCACGTCCTCGCCGAGACGCTGCGCCTGGAGATCGTCGGCCGCCCGGTGCGCGTCATCGAGATCGCGCCCGGCATGGTCAGGACCGAGGAGTTCGCCCTCACCCGCTTCGGCGGCGACACGGCCAAGGCCGAGAAGGTCTACCAGGGCGTGCCGGACCCCCTCACCGCCGACGACGTCGCCGACACCATCACCTGGGCGGTCACCCGCCCGCCCCACGTCAACATCGACCTCCTGATCGTCCGCCCCCGCGCCCAGGCCTCCAACACGAAGGTCTACCGCGAGGCGTGA
- a CDS encoding YnfA family protein, producing the protein MPILRSAALFVLAAVLEIGGAWLVWQGVREHRGWMWAAGGVLALGAYGFVATFQPDAHFGRVLAAYGGIFVAGSILWGVVADGYRPDRWDISGALVCLAGMALIMWAPRNG; encoded by the coding sequence ATGCCGATCCTCCGCTCCGCCGCCCTGTTCGTCCTCGCCGCCGTGCTGGAGATCGGCGGCGCCTGGCTGGTCTGGCAGGGCGTACGCGAACACCGCGGCTGGATGTGGGCGGCCGGCGGCGTCCTCGCCCTCGGCGCCTACGGCTTCGTCGCCACCTTCCAGCCCGACGCCCACTTCGGCCGCGTGCTCGCCGCGTACGGCGGGATCTTCGTCGCCGGCTCGATCCTCTGGGGCGTCGTCGCCGACGGCTACCGCCCGGACCGCTGGGACATCTCCGGCGCGCTGGTCTGCCTCGCCGGAATGGCCCTGATCATGTGGGCCCCGCGCAACGGCTGA
- a CDS encoding MarR family winged helix-turn-helix transcriptional regulator, whose product MPEDARPGLLAELAVVSRRYMAAYALFGQALADHMGLHPTDVQCLNLLTLEGGPVTTTRIGQLTGLTTGSATRLVDRLERAGYVVRKRDAADRRLVLVTVVPAKAAEFGRVWERLGGGWVAFFEDLDDAQLALFIDHMRRTTEFGVEQAARLRAGAVERTE is encoded by the coding sequence ATGCCCGAGGACGCGCGGCCGGGGCTGCTGGCCGAGCTGGCCGTGGTGTCCCGGCGCTACATGGCCGCGTACGCCCTGTTCGGCCAGGCGCTGGCCGACCACATGGGCCTGCACCCCACCGATGTGCAGTGCCTGAACCTGCTGACGCTGGAGGGCGGCCCGGTGACCACCACCCGGATCGGGCAGCTGACCGGTCTGACGACGGGGTCGGCGACGCGGCTGGTGGACCGGCTGGAGCGGGCGGGGTACGTGGTCAGGAAGCGGGACGCCGCGGACCGGCGGCTGGTGCTGGTGACGGTGGTGCCGGCGAAGGCCGCCGAGTTCGGGCGGGTGTGGGAGCGGCTCGGTGGCGGCTGGGTCGCGTTCTTCGAGGATCTCGACGACGCGCAGCTCGCCCTGTTCATCGACCACATGCGGCGTACGACGGAGTTCGGTGTGGAGCAGGCCGCGCGGCTGCGGGCGGGCGCCGTCGAGCGGACGGAATAG
- a CDS encoding LLM class flavin-dependent oxidoreductase — translation MQFGIFSVGDVTPDPTTGRTPTERERIKAMVAIALKAEEVGLDVFATGEHHNPPFVPSSPTTMLGYIAARTERLVLSTSTTLITTNDPVKIAEDFAMLQHLADGRMDLMMGRGNTGPVYPWFGKDIRQGINLAIENYALLHRLWREDVVDWEGKFRTPLQGFTSTPRPLDGVPPFVWHGSIRSPEIAEQAAYYGDGFFHNNIFWPADHTKRMIELYRNRYAHYGHGTPEQAIVGLGGQVFMRKNSQDAVREFRPYFDVAPVYGHGPSLEEFTRQTPLTVGSPQQVIEKTLSFREYAGDYQRQLFLMDHAGLPLKTVLEQLDLLGEEVVPVLREEFAKDRPANVPDAPTHGSLLAGAKDKEGARA, via the coding sequence ATGCAGTTCGGGATCTTCAGCGTCGGGGATGTCACGCCCGACCCGACGACGGGGCGTACGCCGACCGAGCGCGAGCGGATCAAGGCCATGGTCGCCATCGCGCTGAAGGCCGAGGAGGTGGGCCTCGACGTCTTCGCGACCGGCGAGCACCACAACCCGCCGTTCGTGCCGTCCTCGCCGACCACCATGCTCGGCTACATCGCGGCCCGCACCGAGCGGCTGGTCCTCTCCACCTCGACGACGCTGATCACCACCAACGACCCGGTGAAGATCGCCGAGGACTTCGCGATGCTCCAGCACCTGGCCGACGGCCGGATGGACCTGATGATGGGCCGCGGGAACACCGGCCCGGTCTATCCCTGGTTCGGCAAGGACATCCGCCAGGGCATCAACCTGGCGATAGAGAACTACGCCCTGCTCCACCGGCTGTGGCGCGAGGACGTCGTCGACTGGGAGGGCAAGTTCCGCACCCCGCTGCAGGGCTTCACCTCCACGCCCCGCCCGCTGGACGGCGTGCCGCCGTTCGTCTGGCACGGCTCCATCCGCTCGCCGGAGATCGCCGAGCAGGCGGCGTACTACGGCGACGGCTTCTTCCACAACAACATCTTCTGGCCGGCCGACCACACCAAGCGCATGATCGAGCTGTACCGCAACCGCTACGCCCACTACGGCCACGGCACCCCCGAGCAGGCGATCGTCGGGCTCGGCGGCCAGGTGTTCATGCGGAAGAACTCGCAGGACGCGGTACGCGAGTTCCGCCCGTACTTCGACGTCGCGCCGGTCTACGGGCACGGGCCCTCGCTGGAGGAGTTCACCCGGCAGACCCCGCTGACCGTGGGCTCCCCGCAGCAGGTCATCGAGAAGACGCTGTCGTTCCGCGAGTACGCCGGTGACTACCAGCGCCAGCTGTTCCTGATGGACCACGCCGGACTGCCGCTGAAGACCGTCCTCGAGCAGCTCGACCTGCTCGGCGAGGAGGTCGTCCCGGTGCTGCGCGAGGAGTTCGCCAAGGACCGCCCGGCGAACGTGCCGGACGCGCCCACCCACGGCTCGCTGCTGGCGGGGGCGAAGGACAAGGAAGGAGCGCGGGCATGA
- a CDS encoding FMN reductase, giving the protein MRLVVVSAGLSVPSSTRLLGDRLAAATAAQTPADVQVVELRDLAVEIAHNFTNGFPGRALADAFDAVTAADGLIVVTPVFSASYSGLFKSFFDTLSVSDPEALAGKPVLIAATGGTARHSLVLDHALRPLFSYLKAVVVPTGVYAASEDWGAEGLDGRVERAAGELAALTAGLSAARPRPTRDSFEEVTPFEERLAALRPTG; this is encoded by the coding sequence ATGAGGCTCGTCGTCGTCTCGGCGGGACTGAGCGTCCCGTCGTCCACGCGGCTGCTCGGCGACCGCCTGGCCGCCGCGACCGCGGCGCAGACCCCGGCGGACGTCCAGGTGGTCGAGCTGCGGGACCTCGCCGTGGAGATCGCGCACAACTTCACCAACGGCTTCCCGGGGCGGGCGCTCGCCGACGCCTTCGACGCGGTGACCGCCGCCGACGGGCTGATCGTGGTCACCCCGGTGTTCTCGGCGTCGTACAGCGGGCTGTTCAAGTCGTTCTTCGACACGCTGAGCGTGAGCGACCCCGAGGCCCTCGCCGGCAAGCCGGTGCTGATCGCGGCGACCGGCGGCACGGCCCGGCACTCGCTGGTGCTGGACCACGCGCTGCGGCCGCTCTTCTCCTACCTCAAGGCCGTCGTCGTCCCCACCGGCGTCTACGCCGCCTCGGAGGACTGGGGCGCCGAGGGGCTGGACGGGCGCGTCGAGCGCGCGGCCGGCGAGCTGGCGGCGCTGACGGCGGGACTGTCCGCCGCCCGTCCGCGTCCCACACGGGACTCCTTCGAAGAGGTCACCCCCTTCGAGGAGCGGCTCGCCGCGCTGCGGCCCACCGGGTGA
- a CDS encoding response regulator transcription factor — MPHTVLLAEDDRAIRNALERALTLEGYRVTAVADGVEALAQAHRSRPDVLVLDVMMPGIDGLQVCRVLRAEGDSTPVLMLTALVETADRIAGLDAGADDYVVKPFDVEEVFARLRALLRRAAPVTPVPEPVREPAEEPKPDTSGRFVEAAGLRMDPQARRAWRGRRELELTRTEFELLELLIRNAGVVLDHSTIYDRIWGYDFGPGSKNLAVYVGYLRRKLDDPGAPQLIHTVRGVGYVLREG; from the coding sequence GTGCCGCACACCGTTCTGCTCGCCGAAGACGACCGCGCCATCCGCAACGCCCTGGAGCGCGCCCTGACCCTGGAGGGCTACCGGGTCACGGCCGTCGCCGACGGTGTCGAGGCCCTCGCGCAGGCCCACCGCAGCCGGCCCGACGTGCTGGTGCTGGACGTGATGATGCCCGGCATCGACGGGCTCCAGGTCTGCCGGGTGCTGCGCGCCGAGGGCGACAGCACCCCGGTGCTGATGCTGACGGCGCTGGTGGAGACCGCCGACCGGATCGCCGGACTGGACGCGGGCGCCGACGACTACGTCGTCAAGCCCTTCGACGTCGAGGAGGTCTTCGCCCGGCTGCGCGCGCTGCTGCGCCGGGCGGCGCCGGTGACACCGGTTCCCGAGCCCGTCAGGGAGCCCGCCGAGGAGCCGAAGCCGGACACCTCCGGGCGGTTCGTGGAGGCGGCCGGACTGCGCATGGACCCGCAGGCCCGCCGGGCCTGGCGCGGCCGGCGGGAGCTGGAGCTGACCCGCACCGAGTTCGAACTGCTGGAGCTGCTGATCCGCAACGCGGGCGTCGTCCTCGACCACTCCACCATCTACGACCGCATCTGGGGCTACGACTTCGGCCCCGGCTCCAAGAACCTCGCCGTCTACGTCGGCTATCTGCGCCGCAAGCTCGACGACCCCGGCGCGCCGCAGCTGATCCACACCGTGCGCGGAGTGGGTTACGTGCTGCGGGAGGGCTGA
- a CDS encoding HAMP domain-containing sensor histidine kinase encodes MSQGPVPRRRLRLLSLGTTFAVAFAAVTATITVLVGILSYSAAARLVRVDQQSVFDEVVQDLRDEVRQNRMSPHDFSSAAPGHDLVRPARTDVQVLGPDGRIVDPGNPGLPVVDSDRGIAGATTAGRVVVHADVDVGDDVYRVATVALGGSRGAVQVAQEFSDTEDLLRALQRRTLILMAAVVVGAGLFGWWLARRITRRLVVLTRTAEAVARTRRLGIQVPVAGYDEVGRLGRAFDRMLGRLAQSEEDQRRLVQDAGHELRTPLTSLRTNISLLRRIDELPPGTREELVADLTQEARELTDLVNELVELAAGQSDTEPPRRVDLADIAEEVAALARRRTGRDIVVSVSGDTTSDGRPGMLTRALSNLVENAVKFDRDGRAAVEIHVAGPARAGTVRVEVRDRGPGIADDDLIRVFDRFYRAADARSLPGSGLGLSIVREVALAHGGAPYAFRREGGGTVTGFTVGGGAGGAGGGG; translated from the coding sequence GTGTCCCAGGGCCCCGTCCCGCGGCGCAGGCTGCGGCTGCTGTCGCTGGGGACCACCTTCGCGGTGGCGTTCGCCGCGGTGACGGCCACCATCACCGTGCTGGTCGGCATCCTGTCGTACAGCGCGGCCGCCCGGCTGGTGCGGGTGGACCAGCAGTCCGTGTTCGACGAGGTCGTGCAGGACCTGCGGGACGAGGTCCGGCAGAACCGGATGTCGCCCCACGACTTCTCCTCCGCCGCGCCCGGCCACGACCTGGTGCGGCCCGCCCGGACCGACGTCCAGGTGCTCGGGCCGGACGGCCGGATCGTCGACCCCGGCAACCCCGGGCTGCCGGTGGTCGACTCCGACCGCGGGATCGCCGGCGCCACCACGGCCGGACGGGTGGTGGTGCACGCGGACGTCGACGTCGGCGATGACGTGTACCGGGTCGCGACCGTCGCGCTCGGCGGCAGCCGGGGCGCGGTGCAGGTCGCGCAGGAGTTCAGCGACACCGAGGACCTGCTGCGGGCGCTCCAGCGGCGCACGCTGATCCTGATGGCGGCGGTGGTGGTCGGCGCCGGCCTGTTCGGCTGGTGGCTGGCCCGGCGCATCACCCGCCGCCTCGTCGTCCTCACCCGCACCGCCGAGGCCGTCGCCCGCACCCGCCGGCTCGGCATCCAGGTGCCCGTCGCCGGCTACGACGAGGTGGGGCGCCTCGGCCGCGCCTTCGACCGGATGCTGGGCCGGCTCGCCCAGTCCGAGGAGGACCAGCGCCGGCTGGTCCAGGACGCCGGACACGAGCTGCGCACGCCGCTCACCTCGCTGCGCACCAACATCTCCCTGCTGCGCCGCATCGACGAACTGCCGCCCGGCACCCGGGAGGAACTCGTCGCCGACCTCACCCAGGAGGCCCGCGAACTGACCGACCTCGTCAACGAACTCGTCGAACTCGCGGCCGGGCAGTCCGACACCGAGCCGCCGCGGCGGGTCGACCTCGCGGACATCGCCGAGGAGGTGGCGGCGCTGGCCCGGCGGCGCACCGGACGGGACATCGTGGTGAGCGTGAGCGGCGACACCACCAGCGACGGGCGGCCCGGGATGCTCACCCGGGCGCTGTCCAACCTCGTGGAGAACGCGGTCAAGTTCGACCGGGACGGCCGTGCCGCCGTGGAGATCCACGTCGCGGGGCCGGCGCGGGCGGGCACGGTGCGGGTGGAGGTGCGGGACCGGGGGCCGGGGATCGCCGACGACGACCTGATCCGCGTCTTCGACCGCTTCTACCGCGCCGCGGACGCGCGTTCCCTGCCGGGGTCGGGGCTCGGGCTTTCCATCGTGCGGGAGGTGGCGCTCGCCCACGGGGGAGCGCCGTACGCCTTCCGGCGGGAGGGCGGCGGGACGGTGACCGGGTTCACGGTGGGGGGCGGAGCCGGCGGGGCGGGGGGCGGTGGGTGA
- a CDS encoding ArgE/DapE family deacylase: protein MLTDEETAALAAVDEVALGRTLMELISVPSVTGSAAESELQHQLAGRLEWLGMDVDLWSMDLQELRADPDFPGTEAPREEAWGLVGTTSDGGDGPTLILQGHVDVVPPGDLDAWDGDPFVPRVTGDLVHGRGACDMKAGIAAHLAALAAIRTAGIRLRGRVAAHFVVGEEDGGVGAFGTLRRGHRGDACVIAEPTDGTLITANAGALTFRVTVPGRAAHGSAREQGVSAVDAYLPLHRALAVLETERNRDPDPLLAEYSLPYALSVGTVRAGDWASSVPDLLIAEGRLGVRLGEEPADARAEFERCVARACAADPWLRDHPATVSWPGGLFASGRLPEGHALADAVGAAHADATAGPRPRQRGATYGSDLRLYAAAGIPTLQFGPGDIAVAHSDREHVSLRETVAAARTLVLTVLRTVGTK, encoded by the coding sequence GTGCTGACCGACGAGGAGACCGCCGCGCTGGCGGCGGTCGACGAGGTGGCGCTGGGGCGGACGCTGATGGAGCTGATCTCGGTGCCGAGCGTCACCGGGAGCGCCGCCGAGTCGGAGCTCCAGCACCAGCTGGCCGGGCGGCTGGAGTGGCTCGGCATGGACGTCGACCTGTGGTCGATGGATCTGCAGGAGCTGCGCGCCGACCCGGACTTCCCCGGCACGGAGGCGCCCCGCGAGGAGGCCTGGGGGCTGGTCGGGACGACCTCCGACGGCGGTGACGGGCCGACCCTGATACTCCAGGGCCATGTGGACGTCGTACCGCCGGGCGACCTCGACGCGTGGGACGGCGACCCGTTCGTGCCCCGGGTGACCGGGGACCTCGTGCACGGGCGCGGCGCCTGTGACATGAAGGCCGGGATAGCGGCCCACCTCGCCGCGCTGGCCGCGATACGGACGGCCGGGATACGGCTGCGCGGCCGGGTCGCCGCGCACTTCGTGGTGGGCGAGGAGGACGGTGGCGTGGGCGCCTTCGGCACCCTGCGGCGCGGCCACCGGGGCGACGCCTGCGTCATCGCCGAACCCACCGACGGCACCCTGATCACCGCCAACGCGGGCGCCCTGACGTTCCGCGTCACCGTGCCCGGCAGGGCGGCGCACGGCAGTGCGCGGGAGCAGGGGGTCAGCGCCGTCGACGCCTATCTGCCCCTGCACCGGGCGCTGGCGGTGCTGGAGACCGAGCGCAACCGCGACCCGGACCCGCTGCTCGCCGAGTACTCCCTGCCGTACGCCCTGTCGGTGGGCACCGTGCGCGCCGGGGACTGGGCGAGCAGCGTGCCCGACCTGCTGATCGCCGAGGGCCGGCTCGGCGTCCGTCTCGGCGAGGAACCGGCGGACGCCCGCGCCGAGTTCGAGCGGTGCGTGGCACGGGCGTGCGCCGCGGACCCCTGGCTGCGCGACCATCCGGCCACGGTGAGCTGGCCGGGCGGTCTGTTCGCGAGCGGCCGGCTGCCCGAGGGGCACGCCCTGGCGGACGCCGTCGGGGCCGCGCACGCCGACGCGACGGCAGGCCCGCGGCCGAGGCAGCGCGGCGCGACGTACGGCAGTGACCTGCGGCTGTACGCCGCCGCCGGCATCCCCACGCTCCAATTCGGGCCGGGGGACATCGCGGTGGCCCACAGCGACCGCGAACACGTCTCCCTGCGCGAGACGGTGGCGGCGGCCCGGACGCTGGTCCTGACGGTGCTGCGGACCGTCGGCACCAAGTAA
- a CDS encoding sigma-70 family RNA polymerase sigma factor, protein MAASSGPGRETVEAAQRGDTRAQDELVAAYLPLVYNIVGRALNGHPDVDDVVQESMLRALAALGSLRDPDGFRPWLVAITMNQLRHHWRAHRTAPAGTALHDAYEVADPGADFVDLTIVRLGLEGQRREAAAATRWLDPDDQALLSLWWLEAAGELTRAEVAAALELSPQHTAVRVQRMKAQLETARLVVRALSARPRCVLLDDVVASWDAVPSALWRKRIARHARDCTVCSGFQSGLVPAEGLLVGLGLVPVGASLLAASALFTVFGAGTADAAPVSAVWDATGPAGAGDPWVGSGEPVGPGSTSGSAQRSDSGPSGPAVPEPATVLGHRTHLRARRRRRRNVAAVAAALLVAGGTVSGIALLIPDGDGDTVRAASESASRSALSPTAEASAPSATASSATPSPSSSPSASASRKPKPSATPRPDSSEAKSAPAPTSAPASAPAKPPAQPSAPAAAGPAADVLSLTNTERAKAGCGPVKSDDRLARAAQLHSEDMSANDYFSHTGQNGSSFVDRAKAQGHPSPGAENIARGQSSAASVMDAWMNSAGHRANILNCSLTSLGVGVTESDWTWTQVFGY, encoded by the coding sequence GTGGCAGCGAGCAGCGGACCCGGCAGGGAGACGGTCGAGGCGGCACAGCGTGGCGACACGAGGGCCCAGGACGAACTCGTCGCCGCCTACCTCCCGTTGGTGTACAACATCGTGGGCCGGGCCCTGAACGGGCACCCCGACGTCGACGACGTGGTGCAGGAGAGCATGCTCCGCGCGCTCGCCGCGCTGGGCTCGCTGAGGGACCCCGACGGCTTCCGGCCCTGGCTGGTCGCCATCACCATGAACCAGCTCCGCCACCACTGGCGCGCCCACCGTACGGCCCCGGCGGGCACGGCCCTGCACGACGCGTACGAAGTCGCCGACCCCGGAGCCGACTTCGTGGACCTGACGATCGTGCGGCTCGGCCTGGAGGGCCAGCGGCGCGAGGCCGCCGCGGCCACCCGCTGGCTGGACCCCGACGACCAGGCGCTGCTGTCGCTGTGGTGGCTGGAGGCGGCGGGCGAGCTGACGCGGGCGGAGGTGGCGGCGGCGCTGGAGCTGTCGCCGCAGCACACGGCGGTGCGGGTGCAGCGGATGAAGGCGCAGCTGGAGACGGCCCGGCTGGTGGTGCGGGCGCTGTCCGCGCGGCCGCGGTGCGTGCTGCTGGACGACGTGGTCGCGTCCTGGGACGCCGTCCCCTCGGCCCTCTGGCGCAAGCGCATCGCCCGGCACGCCCGGGACTGCACGGTCTGCTCGGGCTTCCAGTCGGGCCTGGTGCCGGCGGAGGGCCTGCTGGTGGGCCTGGGCCTGGTCCCGGTCGGCGCGAGCCTGCTCGCGGCGTCCGCCCTGTTCACCGTCTTCGGCGCGGGCACGGCGGACGCGGCACCGGTGTCGGCCGTCTGGGACGCGACGGGACCCGCAGGCGCGGGCGACCCGTGGGTGGGCTCCGGGGAGCCGGTGGGGCCCGGGAGCACATCGGGCTCCGCCCAGCGAAGCGACTCGGGACCCTCCGGACCGGCGGTCCCCGAACCGGCCACGGTGCTGGGCCACCGTACGCACCTCCGCGCGCGCAGGCGGCGGCGCAGGAACGTCGCGGCCGTGGCGGCGGCGCTGCTGGTCGCCGGGGGCACGGTGTCCGGGATCGCCCTCCTGATACCGGACGGCGACGGGGACACCGTGCGGGCGGCGTCGGAAAGCGCGTCGCGGTCCGCCCTGTCTCCCACGGCCGAGGCCTCCGCTCCGTCCGCCACGGCCTCCTCCGCCACCCCTTCTCCCTCGTCCTCCCCGTCGGCGAGTGCGTCCCGCAAGCCGAAGCCCTCGGCCACGCCCCGCCCGGACAGCTCCGAGGCGAAGTCCGCCCCCGCGCCCACGTCGGCGCCCGCCTCGGCGCCCGCGAAGCCGCCGGCGCAGCCGTCCGCACCCGCGGCCGCGGGGCCCGCCGCCGACGTCCTGAGCCTCACCAACACGGAGCGGGCGAAGGCGGGCTGCGGCCCCGTGAAGTCCGACGACCGGCTGGCCAGGGCGGCCCAGCTGCACAGCGAGGACATGTCCGCCAACGACTACTTCTCCCACACCGGCCAGAACGGCAGCAGCTTCGTGGACCGGGCCAAGGCCCAGGGCCACCCGAGCCCCGGCGCCGAGAACATCGCCCGGGGCCAGAGCTCCGCCGCGAGCGTCATGGACGCCTGGATGAACTCCGCGGGCCACCGCGCGAACATACTCAACTGCTCACTGACGTCCCTCGGCGTCGGCGTGACCGAAAGCGACTGGACCTGGACCCAGGTCTTCGGCTACTGA